The Acanthochromis polyacanthus isolate Apoly-LR-REF ecotype Palm Island chromosome 5, KAUST_Apoly_ChrSc, whole genome shotgun sequence genome includes a window with the following:
- the nudt3b gene encoding diphosphoinositol polyphosphate phosphohydrolase 1, which yields MMKLKSNQTRTYDGEGYKKRAACLCFRSESEEEVLLVSSSRHPDKWIVPGGGMEPEEEPNVAAAREVCEEAGVKGTLGRLVGVFENQERKHRTYVYVLIVTEVLEDWEDSVNIGRKREWFKIDDAIQVLQCHKPVQATYFEALQESCLTSNGTPLVATIGGDLSPTYSISQSSVSGIR from the exons ATGATGAAGCTCAAGTCAAATCAAACCCGGACGTACGACGGGGAAGGCTACAAGAAGCGGGCTGCCTGCCTGTGCTTCAGGAGCGAGAGCGAGGAGGAG GTGCTGTTGGTGAGTAGTAGTCGACATCCTGATAAGTGGATAGTTCCTGGAGGGGGAATGGAGCCTGAGGAGGAGCCCAATGTTGCTGCAGCTCGAGAAGTGTGTGAAGAG gCCGGTGTGAAAGGGACTTTAGGTCGCTTAGTTGGAGTATTTGAG AACCAGGAGAGGAAACACAGAACATATGTGTATGTTCTTATTGTAACAGAGGTgctggaggactgggaggacTCGGTCAACATTG GGAGAAAAAGGGAATGGTTTAAAATAGACGATGCCATACAAGTGTTGCAGTGTCACAAGCCTGTGCAGGCCACCTACTTCGAGGCTCTCCAGGAGAGTTGCCTGACCAGTAACGGAACACCGTTGGTGGCCACGATAGGTGGGGACCTCTCCCCTACCTACAGCATCAGTCAGAGCTCCGTCTCGGGTATCAGATAA